Proteins encoded together in one Chloroflexota bacterium window:
- a CDS encoding ABC transporter ATP-binding protein, giving the protein MQDSKVNTIGDTAKRGLGRRILGAFKPYWFKVSVVGALILITAGLGVVNPILIRVVFDSALFPPSGMPDLNLLWIIVGVMAGITVVTGALGIVQTYLTNEVGQRVMRDLRDRLYEHLQTLSISFFTDTRTGEIQSRVANDVGGVQNVVSGTVSNVLSNIVIFISTLVAMFVLSWELTVVSMCSVPIFALISKFVGARRRVAAAQTQQASAEVTAITQETLSISGMMLSKLFGRQEREIERFHHENEHLAVLTLRQQMTGRSFFALVQIFFSLTPVLIYLIAGYLLSGDAAQGLSAGTIVAFTTLQSRLFWPIGSLLQVSVELQGSMALFERIFGYLDIEPEIVDADDAVTLAPEDVAGKITLENVRLMYGLSAEERIAGTSAGVSAGLSANGDVVGDGSSVNGHSRNGAGVDGKSNGASAIGISGGGASVSGARRYALDGVNMQIEAGQLAALVGPSGSGKTTISYLIPRLYDVTEGAVKIDDIDVRDIRLESLARLIGYVSQESYLFHATLRENLLYGAPDASEEQMIAAAKAAFIHDRILEFPDGYDTVVGERGYRLSGGERQRLSIARVILHDPRILILDEATSALDTASERYVQAALEPLMKGRTTIAIAHRLSTILSADVIFSVEDGRIVEQGTHDELLENDGLYANLYYEQYDGGRVESCCEDGIVLVNGRILSHYDPVPSA; this is encoded by the coding sequence ATGCAAGATAGCAAGGTGAACACCATCGGAGACACCGCTAAGCGTGGGCTGGGGCGGCGTATTCTGGGCGCGTTCAAGCCGTACTGGTTCAAAGTGTCGGTCGTGGGCGCGCTGATTCTTATCACCGCCGGGCTGGGCGTGGTCAACCCTATCCTCATCCGCGTCGTGTTCGACTCGGCGCTGTTCCCGCCGTCCGGCATGCCGGATCTCAATCTGCTGTGGATAATCGTGGGCGTTATGGCGGGCATTACCGTGGTGACCGGCGCGCTCGGCATCGTGCAGACCTACCTCACGAACGAAGTTGGGCAGCGCGTGATGCGCGACCTGCGCGATAGACTCTACGAACACCTGCAAACACTCTCCATCTCATTCTTCACGGACACGCGCACCGGCGAGATTCAGTCGCGGGTGGCGAACGATGTCGGCGGCGTGCAGAATGTCGTGTCCGGCACCGTGTCCAACGTGCTGTCCAACATCGTCATATTCATCAGCACGCTCGTGGCGATGTTCGTGCTGTCGTGGGAACTCACGGTCGTTTCCATGTGCTCCGTGCCAATCTTCGCGCTCATATCCAAGTTCGTGGGCGCAAGGCGGCGCGTGGCGGCGGCGCAAACGCAGCAAGCGTCCGCAGAAGTAACCGCCATTACGCAGGAAACGCTGTCCATATCCGGCATGATGCTGTCCAAGCTGTTCGGCAGGCAAGAGCGCGAAATCGAGCGCTTCCACCACGAAAACGAACATCTCGCCGTCCTGACGCTGCGGCAGCAGATGACTGGACGATCGTTCTTCGCGCTTGTGCAGATATTCTTCTCGCTTACGCCGGTGCTGATATACCTCATCGCGGGTTATCTGTTGAGCGGCGACGCGGCGCAAGGGCTGTCCGCAGGCACGATAGTCGCGTTCACCACGCTGCAATCGCGGCTGTTCTGGCCAATAGGCAGTCTGCTGCAAGTGTCGGTCGAACTTCAGGGATCCATGGCGCTGTTCGAGCGCATATTCGGCTACTTGGACATAGAGCCGGAAATCGTGGACGCCGATGACGCCGTAACGCTCGCCCCCGAGGATGTCGCGGGCAAGATTACGCTCGAGAATGTGCGGCTGATGTACGGACTGTCGGCGGAAGAGCGCATCGCGGGCACATCAGCAGGTGTATCGGCAGGATTATCGGCGAACGGCGATGTGGTTGGCGATGGCAGTTCTGTAAATGGTCATTCGCGGAACGGCGCGGGTGTAGATGGCAAATCGAACGGCGCATCTGCGATCGGCATATCCGGCGGCGGTGCATCGGTGAGCGGCGCGCGACGATACGCGCTGGACGGCGTGAATATGCAGATCGAGGCGGGACAGCTTGCGGCGCTCGTGGGACCGAGCGGCTCCGGCAAGACGACCATTTCATACCTGATACCGCGTCTGTACGATGTTACCGAAGGCGCGGTGAAGATAGACGACATCGATGTGCGCGACATACGGCTGGAATCGCTTGCTCGGCTGATAGGCTATGTGTCGCAGGAGAGCTACTTATTCCACGCGACACTGCGCGAAAACCTGCTGTACGGCGCGCCGGACGCGAGCGAAGAGCAGATGATAGCCGCGGCAAAAGCGGCGTTCATCCACGACCGCATACTGGAGTTCCCGGACGGCTACGACACCGTCGTGGGCGAACGTGGATACCGGCTGTCCGGTGGCGAACGGCAGCGGCTGTCCATTGCGCGGGTTATACTGCACGACCCGCGCATATTGATACTGGACGAGGCAACATCGGCGCTGGACACTGCGAGCGAGCGGTATGTACAGGCGGCTCTAGAACCGTTGATGAAGGGGCGCACCACAATCGCGATAGCGCACAGGCTGTCCACGATACTGTCGGCAGATGTGATATTCTCGGTGGAAGACGGCCGCATCGTGGAACAAGGCACGCACGACGAACTGCTAGAAAACGACGGTCTCTACGCGAACCTGTACTACGAACAATACGACGGCGGCCGCGTAGAAAGCTGCTGTGAAGACGGCATAGTGCTGGTCAACGGCAGGATCTTATCGCACTACGACCCAGTGCCGTCGGCGTGA
- the alaS gene encoding alanine--tRNA ligase — MNRDIRIPVDIHLIHTTHRPSMLKLSDYSVFSVPYAGSIASSQTVYRQRADSHPFIRGTPMPDSMSGDEIREKFLSYFEANGHSRQASSSLIPVGDPTLLLTTAGMVQFKPYFTGEAVPPSKRATTSQKCFRTPDIEEVGDATHNTLFEMLGNFSFGDYFKTNAVDFAVELMTEGYGIPLNKFAAAIHETDEETRGLWEAKGIPSDRIYSYGDDENWWGPAGDEGPCGPCSELHFDFGAQRGCRQSDCKPNCTNVMSNGVVCDRYVELWNLVFMQYYHHLDGTRTNLPAPSVDTGMGFERLVRILQNVDTAYETDLFTPIIGAVERVSGRRYDNLDDTYAIRVVAEHGRSVTFLIADGVVPGNEGRGYVLRRVIRRAIRYARRLGIEGNFLGDIADATIEKMGHVYPELVNNREFILTVLRLEEERFQQAFQNGYNMLTDALEDVETLDGAMMFRLWDTYGFPVEMTREIASEQGVEVDSEGFEREMEAQRERGRASAQFGDSRAKIRVYESLGVGATQFLGYEQISASSPIVGLIADDEVVSEATVGQDVEVLLVQTPFYAEGGGQVGDAGTLTAPDGRIAVHDTQAVMPDVIMHFGKVADGVVRLGDTVQADVDPVRREDITRNHTATHMLHAALRDVLGAHVRQAGSLVAPDRLRFDFSHVQPVTDDELWQVQHLVNEQIRQNAGIHRDEDTYSAAIQRGALAFFGDRYGERVRLIEIANGDTFSFEVCGGTHVQHTGEVGCVYILGESSIGAGMRRLEAVSGRAAERLVWERFNRENNLAVSLNTTPPELGGAVQRIQDENDELRRQLQTLERQNTLQAAAILLDTKQDINGVSLLAARTEVSSSDGMREISDWLRDKMGSGIVVLGAVVNDRPTISVGITRDLVDDGADAREYARELGRIIGGGGGGRPDMAQAGGRNADKLAAAIDGATDLVRQKTGN, encoded by the coding sequence ATGAATAGGGACATTAGAATCCCCGTTGACATCCATCTCATCCATACTACCCATCGCCCAAGCATGCTAAAATTATCGGACTATTCGGTTTTCTCCGTCCCGTATGCAGGTAGCATAGCATCTAGCCAGACTGTATACAGGCAGCGGGCGGACAGCCATCCTTTCATTCGGGGTACACCTATGCCAGATTCCATGAGCGGCGACGAAATACGAGAAAAGTTCCTCAGCTACTTCGAGGCGAACGGGCACAGCAGACAGGCGAGTTCGTCGCTGATTCCGGTCGGCGACCCTACGCTGCTGCTCACCACCGCGGGTATGGTGCAGTTCAAGCCCTACTTCACCGGCGAGGCGGTGCCCCCCAGCAAGCGCGCCACCACTTCGCAGAAGTGCTTCCGCACGCCCGACATCGAAGAAGTCGGCGACGCCACGCATAACACTCTGTTCGAGATGCTCGGCAACTTCAGCTTCGGAGACTACTTCAAAACGAACGCCGTCGATTTCGCGGTCGAGCTGATGACCGAAGGTTACGGCATACCGCTCAACAAATTCGCCGCCGCCATCCACGAGACCGACGAAGAAACGCGCGGGCTGTGGGAAGCCAAAGGCATCCCCTCCGACCGCATCTATAGCTACGGCGACGACGAAAACTGGTGGGGACCCGCCGGCGACGAGGGACCCTGCGGACCGTGCAGCGAACTGCACTTCGACTTCGGCGCACAGCGCGGCTGCCGACAATCCGACTGCAAACCCAATTGCACGAACGTCATGTCCAACGGCGTAGTCTGCGACAGATATGTCGAGCTGTGGAACCTCGTGTTTATGCAGTACTACCACCACCTCGACGGCACGCGCACCAACCTGCCCGCGCCCAGCGTGGACACCGGCATGGGCTTCGAGCGCCTCGTGCGCATCCTGCAAAATGTGGACACCGCCTACGAAACCGACCTGTTTACTCCCATTATCGGTGCGGTAGAGCGCGTCAGCGGCAGGCGCTACGACAACCTTGACGACACATACGCCATCCGCGTCGTCGCCGAACACGGACGCAGCGTAACCTTCCTCATTGCCGACGGCGTTGTGCCGGGCAACGAAGGCCGCGGATATGTGCTGCGCCGCGTCATCCGCCGCGCCATCCGATATGCCCGCAGGCTCGGCATCGAAGGCAACTTCCTTGGCGACATTGCAGACGCCACCATCGAAAAAATGGGGCATGTCTATCCCGAACTGGTCAACAACCGCGAGTTCATCCTGACAGTGCTGCGACTCGAAGAAGAGCGCTTCCAGCAGGCGTTCCAGAACGGCTACAACATGCTGACCGATGCGCTCGAAGATGTGGAAACGCTCGACGGCGCGATGATGTTCCGCCTATGGGATACCTACGGCTTCCCTGTTGAAATGACACGCGAAATCGCTTCCGAGCAGGGCGTTGAAGTCGATTCGGAAGGCTTCGAGCGTGAGATGGAAGCGCAGCGGGAGCGCGGCAGAGCGTCCGCTCAGTTCGGCGATTCCCGCGCGAAAATCCGCGTGTACGAAAGTCTGGGCGTCGGCGCAACGCAGTTCCTCGGCTATGAGCAAATCAGCGCGTCATCGCCCATCGTCGGGCTTATTGCGGACGACGAAGTAGTCAGCGAGGCGACCGTAGGGCAGGATGTCGAGGTTCTACTGGTGCAGACGCCATTCTACGCGGAAGGCGGCGGGCAAGTGGGCGACGCCGGCACACTCACCGCGCCGGACGGCAGAATCGCAGTGCATGATACGCAGGCAGTGATGCCCGATGTCATTATGCACTTCGGCAAGGTAGCCGATGGCGTTGTGCGCTTGGGCGACACAGTGCAAGCCGATGTCGATCCCGTGCGCCGCGAAGACATTACGCGCAACCACACTGCGACGCACATGCTGCATGCCGCGTTGCGTGATGTCCTGGGCGCGCATGTACGGCAGGCAGGTTCCCTGGTCGCCCCGGACAGACTGCGCTTCGACTTCTCGCACGTGCAGCCGGTCACGGACGACGAACTTTGGCAGGTGCAGCATCTGGTCAACGAGCAGATTCGGCAAAACGCGGGCATCCATCGCGACGAAGACACATACTCGGCGGCGATACAGCGCGGCGCTTTGGCGTTCTTCGGCGACCGCTACGGTGAGCGTGTGCGCCTGATAGAAATCGCCAACGGCGACACATTCAGCTTCGAGGTCTGCGGCGGCACGCATGTGCAGCACACCGGCGAGGTCGGATGCGTCTATATTCTCGGCGAATCCAGCATCGGCGCCGGAATGCGCCGCCTCGAAGCAGTAAGCGGCAGGGCGGCTGAACGGCTGGTCTGGGAGCGATTCAACCGCGAGAACAATCTCGCAGTATCGCTGAATACTACCCCGCCCGAACTCGGCGGCGCCGTGCAGCGTATCCAAGACGAAAACGACGAACTTCGACGGCAGCTCCAAACGTTAGAACGACAAAACACGCTCCAAGCGGCGGCGATTCTGCTCGACACGAAGCAGGACATCAACGGCGTTTCGTTGCTCGCGGCGCGGACGGAAGTATCCAGCTCAGACGGCATGCGCGAGATAAGCGACTGGCTGCGCGACAAGATGGGCAGTGGTATCGTCGTGCTGGGCGCGGTGGTAAACGACCGCCCGACAATCAGCGTAGGCATCACGCGAGATTTGGTTGATGACGGCGCGGACGCCCGCGAGTATGCGCGTGAGCTCGGCAGGATTATCGGCGGCGGCGGCGGCGGACGCCCCGACATGGCACAGGCAGGTGGCCGCAACGCGGACAAGCTCGCCGCCGCGATTGACGGCGCAACCGACCTAGTGCGCCAGAAGACAGGAAACTAA
- a CDS encoding cysteine synthase family protein yields the protein MAQYPPLLAIGNTPLVKVDADFDIGDAEIYVKYEHLNPGGSIKDRPVLRMLVEAILAGELTKDKSIIDATSGNAGIAYAMIGAVLGYGVTLVMPENASEERKKRLIAHGAEIIYTDPMLGYDEALYEVKRRYEQSPESYYYSDQYSNQNNPQAHYDTTAEEILRQMPDVTHFVGGVGTGGTISGVGRRLKEHNPDIKVISIDPPEWPGVEGLKPLSAGHIIPDTFDSSVVDEMLVIDVDASYAMSRRLSAVGLFAGQSSGAYVQGAHEIAQRERAGRIVTVFNDIGERYFSTGMWG from the coding sequence CGGCGACGCGGAGATTTATGTGAAGTACGAGCACCTGAATCCGGGCGGTTCTATCAAGGACAGACCCGTGCTGCGTATGCTGGTCGAGGCGATTCTCGCGGGCGAGCTGACGAAGGACAAGTCCATCATCGACGCTACTTCGGGCAACGCGGGCATCGCCTACGCGATGATTGGCGCGGTGCTGGGCTACGGCGTTACGCTGGTGATGCCGGAGAACGCGAGCGAAGAGCGCAAGAAGCGGCTCATTGCGCACGGTGCGGAGATTATCTACACCGATCCGATGCTCGGGTACGACGAGGCGCTGTACGAGGTGAAGCGGCGCTACGAGCAGTCGCCGGAGTCGTACTATTACAGCGACCAGTACAGCAACCAGAATAACCCGCAAGCGCACTACGACACGACGGCGGAGGAGATCCTGCGACAGATGCCGGATGTTACGCATTTTGTCGGCGGTGTGGGCACGGGCGGCACGATTTCGGGCGTCGGGCGTCGGCTCAAGGAGCATAATCCGGACATCAAGGTCATCAGCATCGATCCGCCGGAATGGCCCGGCGTCGAAGGGCTGAAGCCGCTTAGCGCGGGGCACATCATCCCGGACACCTTCGATTCGTCAGTCGTGGACGAGATGCTGGTCATAGATGTGGACGCGTCGTACGCGATGTCACGGCGGCTGTCGGCTGTCGGCTTGTTCGCAGGGCAATCGTCCGGCGCGTATGTGCAAGGCGCGCACGAAATAGCGCAGCGAGAACGCGCCGGCCGCATCGTAACCGTCTTCAACGACATAGGCGAACGCTACTTCAGCACGGGTATGTGGGGGTAA
- the ruvX gene encoding Holliday junction resolvase RuvX, producing the protein MRVMALDVGDKRIGVALSDPLGMLASPLTTIERRTPDIAAAIDAILALADEHAAEEILVGIPYLMSGRIGAQTRITLDFADELAARAKILITRIDERLSSVQAERMLAQAGITAADRARDRGTTDAAAAAIMLQAHLDAKP; encoded by the coding sequence ATGAGAGTAATGGCGCTGGATGTAGGCGATAAGCGCATAGGCGTGGCGCTCAGCGACCCGCTGGGAATGCTCGCATCACCGCTCACGACCATCGAACGGCGCACGCCGGACATCGCCGCCGCGATTGACGCCATACTGGCGCTCGCGGACGAGCATGCCGCCGAAGAGATTCTGGTCGGCATACCGTACCTGATGTCCGGCCGCATCGGAGCGCAGACGCGCATCACGCTAGACTTCGCAGACGAACTAGCAGCGCGCGCCAAAATCCTCATAACGCGCATCGACGAGCGCCTATCGTCCGTGCAAGCAGAAAGAATGCTGGCGCAAGCGGGTATCACCGCCGCCGACCGCGCGCGCGACCGAGGCACCACGGACGCCGCCGCCGCCGCAATAATGCTCCAAGCCCACTTAGACGCCAAGCCCTAG